TGACCCTGGGAGCCGGTAACGGCGCGATTATTACCGTATGTGCCGACGGTGCTGATGAAGTGCAGGCCATGGAGAAAATTACTTCTTTTTTCAGCGAAAATTCCCACTGACCGGATAACATCCGTTGAGCGGCCTATGAGCCATTTTCGATCCTATTTATAATAGATATATCCATACTGAGTTTCCGGATAAAATAAATCTGCCAGGAAAAACTAGAAACAAACATGTTTCCTGGGAGGTAGAGCGCATGCTATGGTCGATATTGATTGGAATGGTGGCCGGATGGTTGGCCGGACAGGTATCAAGAGGGCAAGGCTTTGGTGTTTTAGGAAATATAGTTGTGGGTATCATAGGAGCGGTTGTGGGGAATTTCCTGTTTGGCTTACTTGGCCTGCAGTCTTACGGGACACTCGGTTCTATTGTGACTAGCACCGTTGGGGCGGTATTATTTCTCTGGGTGGTACGACTTTTCACCGGATTGCCGGACAGGCGGTAGGCACTGTTGAAAAAGGCCCATCTGCAACCCAATATAGCACAAACGTAGCGCCGGGAGTAATCCCGGCGCTGTTTTTCGGTCTTATGAGCCGCTATTTCGTATTCTGAGTCAGGGAATTGGCCATCTGAATTTGCATAGTTATTTTTAGTCACGTTTGGTAGATTTGTCATATTTTTGTCATACTTACCCGATATGATAGAGGCAAGAAAGCAGTACATTTGTCCGGCAGCATCAGTTTACATACATTATGGCATTGGGCTATGATCCGTATATTTTGACAATTCCTGGTGCTGCCGGATAAAGTGGCTGAGATATAAATAGTGCTCTGAACTTTTAAGGTGACAGAACACTAGGGCTCGCGTCTCTGACGTGGGTCCTTTTTTCATATGATACAGAAAAACTATCTGTTGCCTATGAAGCCGAAAAGAAACCCTTTATGAATGAGTCCGCCCGCAGGAGGCTGAAGTGACGCAGCTGGGCCTTTTTCAAGGGTTCCCTAGTTGCTTGCGGCATGAATGAACGCCCGGAACAGTGCCAGCATGGCCGGATTGGTTGCCGCTAATATTTCCGGATGCCACTGGACTCCCAATACAAAAAGCTCCCCCGGGCGTTCTATGGCTTCGATGACACCATCTTTGGAGCGGGCAGTCACGTTAAAGCCCGGAGCAACCGCCTTCAGCGCCTGATGGTGATAGCTGTTCACCGGGAGCTGCGTCTGTCCCAGGATGCCGGCCAGAGCCGACGCCGGTTCCAAATCCGCCGTATGCCACAAGGCGTCCCGCTGGGCAGTGGTCTGAGAGTGTTTGATGCTGCAGCCTTCTATTTGCGACAGATCCTGATACAGCGTGCCGCCATAAGCGATATTGAGCATTTGGATCCCCCGGCAGATTCCCAGCATGGGTTTGCGCGAATCCTCCGCTGCCTGGATGGCCAGCAATTCATGGCGATCCCGGTAATGATTGACGGTACCCAGTTTTTCCAGCGGCTCCTCTCCGAACAGCAGAGGATCCACATCAGGACCGCCGGACAGAATAAGTCCATCTATGGCCAGGATCTGCTCCCGGACAATAGTCTCGTCGGTTATCGGCGGCAGCAGCAGAGGTACGCCGCCGGCCAGGGTCACGGCGGTGATATAATCCATATTGACACAAGCCCTGGCTATTCCCGACGTGACGGCTCCTTCCATAGGTATGGTGCTGCAGGTGATCCCAATGATTGGTTTGCGCGCTGACAAGGTAACCCCTCCCATTTTCACGGTTTTTCCCCGGCGCTTGCCGGCACAACAGGGTGAGTGCGGAGCCTCCGCAAAGAATGCGCAAATAAACGGCGCACTTTTATCATAGATTATGTAATAGTTATGGCAAACGACAATAAACTCCTTTATGGGTTAAAAAAGACCGGCCTGCCTAGCCGGAAAATCAGAGAAAGAAGGTTGTATGATTGACGGTATTGATTAAAAACGCTAATGTATACGCTCCGGAAAACCTTGGCCGGCAGGATATTTTGATTGCCGGCGAAAAAATTCTCCGCCTGGACCGGAACATTGAACCTGGCGGCGTGGCGGCCTGCTTGCCGGATATGGAGATCCTGGATGCCCGGGGGAGCGTCGTTCTGCCCGGGCTGATAGATCCCCATGTCCATTTAATTGGCGGCGGCGGTGAGATGGGATTTGCTACCCGCACGCCGGAAGTCTCTCTGGAAAAGATCATTGAAGCCGGTGTGACCACGGCGGTCGGTTTATTGGGAACCGATGGCATTGCCCGGTCTGTGGAGCCGCTTCTGGCCAAGGCCAAGGGGCTTGAAACCGAAGGAATTACTACTTACATTTATACCGGCTCTTATACGACGCCCAGCGTAACCATTACCGGCAGCGTGGCCCGGGATATCATGTTTATCGATAAGATCATCGGCGTGAAGATGGCCTTGTCGGATCACCGTTCGTCACATTTTACTTTTGACGAGCTGGTCCGGCTGGCATCTGACGCCCGGGTGGCAGGCATGCTGAGCGGCAAGCCTGGTATTGTCCATATTCACATGGGCGAAGGCAAAGGCCGGCTGGATATGATCATGAAGGCCGCAGCTGAAACCGATATCCCAGTTACCCAATTTATGCCGACCCACGTTACCCGTACCAGAGAATTGTTTGAGCAGGCCAAAGAATTTGCCAAACTGGGGGGACACATTGACATCACATCCTTCGGTGAACTTACGGCTGCTGACAAAATTAAGCCCAGTCGGGCGATCTCAGAGTGTATCAAGGACGGCGTTCCGGCGGCAAATATCACCGTCAGTTCCGACGGCAACGGCAGCGTCCCCCAATACGACTCAGCGGGAAACATCATCGGCATAGGCATAGGCAGTCTGGATGCATCCCTCATGGTGTTGAAAAATCTGGTGCAACAGGAAAAATTGGATATCGGTCAGGCGATTCCTTTTTTTACCGCCCATGTGGCCAAAGTCTTAGGCATCTATCCCCGGAAAGGCTGCATCCGTCAGGACAGCGACGCGGACCTGCTGGTTATGGACCGGGATCTCAAGCTGCAGGTGGTTTTGGCTAAAGGCAGGAAGATGATGGATCAGGGGCGGGTGATTGCTAAGGGGACTTTTGCCCGGTGAGCCAGACCGGTTCTTGCCCGGCTTAACAATCAATTCGGGTCGGAGCCGGAGGGATTCCGGGTTTCAAGATAGACGCTTTGACTGGGCAAAGCAATTTTTACTCCTTCGTCTTCCAATATCTTCATAATCTCGAAATGAACCTCTTCATTAATCTTCAGGTATTCTCCCCATACGGCGGTGGCTGTAAAGCAATAGATAAGAATGGTCAGTCCATGTTGCCCGAAAGAATTCAATCTCACAAAAATCGTTTTATTATCAATGCCCTTGTGGTCTAAAAGCATCTTTTCGATGCGGGTTATACAATTTTTTAGTTTGTCGCTGGAAGTGTCATACCTTACTTCCAAATTAAAAGAGATCCGGCGTAAGGTTCTCCGGCTGAAGTTGATAATCGGCGAATTAATCAGTCCGGCATTGGGAATTGTGACGACAGATGCATCGAACTGCCTGATTCTGATGCTGCGAAAGCTGATGTCTTCCACGGTCCCTTCCACATCGCCGGTTTTAACCCAATCGCCGATGCTAAACGGTTTATCGGTGATGATCACAACGCCCGAGAAAATATTGGCCAGCAAATCCTTGGCAGCCAGGGCGAAGGCCAGACCGCCCAGCCCCAGGCCGGCGATAAACCCATTGATGTCGTACCCCCATCTGCTGGCTACGACCACAAACGCCATGGCGATGACCAGCAGTCTGAGTATTTTGGAGAAAAAGGGGATGAGAATGCTGTCGATTTTTTTGTTAAACAGGCGAAAGACTTCTTTCTCGTCGGCGGCATAAAGACCGATCAGGGTATAGACGCTGTCGGCGGTGAAAACGACAATAGCCGTGGCCGCCAGATTATCTAAAAAAGTATAAGATGCAGCGGGCAGATAGTGTTTCAAACCCAGGTAAAATCCCATAAAGACAAAGAAATGCTTTAATGGCTTCTGCAAAGCCTGCAATAAGAAAGCGTTGCCCATGCTGGGCATAGAGAAGAAAAAGCGGAAAATATAGCGGACAAAAAGATTCTGCAGCAGGATAAAGGCGCCCAGTATGCCGAGTGATACCGACAGGCGCGCAAGATGGGCATGGTTAAAAAGCGTCTGAAAGTATTCCGTGAGTTCCGGTAGATTGAAATTCAACTATGATCCTCCTTCCAAAGGTTAAGATACCGGTTTTAGTAATATTCAACATAACTGTCTTTCTTGCCTGCCGGAATAAGTTGCGTGGGATCAATAGAAAAATATAGAAGATATTGCCGGGAAATATGCGTTATAATAAAAGTGGCTCGAATTTAAACGAAACAAGGAGATCAGAAATGGCCATTGAAGCAGTGAAAGAATATTTTAGGCAATACGGCAGAGAAAAAGAGATTCGGGAATTTGCCGAATCCAGCGCCACGGTGGAACTAGCCGCTCAGGCAGTCGGGGTCATACCGGCGCGGATTGCTAAAACGTTGTCTTTTCAAGGGGAGACAGGCTGTATTTTAGTAGTGACAGCTGGCGATGCCAAAGTGGACAACGTCAAGTTTAAGGCTGAATTCGGCTTGAAGGCCAGAATGCTGACACCGGAGGACGCGCTGGCGCAAACCGGACATGCGGTGGGCGGCGTCTGCCCTTTTGGCATAAAAAACCCTGAGGTCAAAACCTATCTGGACATTTCGTTAAAACGGTTTGACACGATCTTCCCGGCCTGCGGCAGCAGCAACTCGGCCATCGAATTAACCTGTGATGAATTGTATCGCTATTCTCAGGGATTAAAATGGGTGGATGTCTGCAAAAATTGGGAAGAATAAAGAAACCAGGCCCTGATATCCTGACGGATACCGAGTCCTGGTCAGATTGCCGGCAATGAAAAGGACAGGCTCAGCCTGTCCTTTTCATTGTTATGTTTTAAGCAGCTACGGTGCTTATGTCAGGTTGGCGTAGTGCCGACGCACGTCCGTTAGTCCTTTATGGTTATGGTGAGAACTTGTTCTTTCGATAATACGTTATCCGATTTTAAGACATCCACCCGGCGGTTGGCGCTCCAAGAGGCCGAGTCCTGACCTTTTTTGAGAGGATGATCTTCGCCAAAGGCATAAACAACGACGCGGTCGGCAGCAATGCCATTGTCAACAAAGTATTTTTTTATGGTTTGAGCACGACGCTCGGACAATGACTGGTTGTAATCCCGGTCGCCCCACTGATCGGCATGACCGATCACGATAACATACATTTTATTATTTTCTTTGAGAAGTTTAAGATTGTCGTTCATTACCCCAGCTTGATCGGCGCGGAGAGCTGCCTGATCAAAATCGAAGTATACTGACGACAGCTGTTTGCTGCTGACTGTTACGGGCGCCGGGGCTTCCGGAGCTGGAGTGGATTTTTTACCCCAGTTCTTCAAAAATTCAACCATTTTGGTTTGATTGTTGTCTTGGGCGATTTGAAGGGCCGTTTTGCCGTTGTTATCGACAGCATTGATGTCAGCCCCATTTTCCAACAGCAGTCTTGCTACGTCAATATAACCCTGTTGAGCGGCATACATTAAAGCAGTTTTGCCATCCTTGTCTTTAGCGTTAACATCTGCGCCTTTGTCAATCAATATTTTTGCAACATCGGTGTGTCCCTGATAGGCCGCCAGCATCAGGACGGTTTTGCCATCCTTGGCTTTTAAGTTGGGGTCTTCGCCCTGGTCCAGCAAAGATTGCACCTGAGTGGTATTACCGTCTTTTACTGCAGTCACTAATGCTTTCTCTTTTTCAGAGCAGCCTGATACAAGAAGCATCGCAAAGACCGCCAGTAACAAGGCAAACTTGGAAACCAATTTCATAGCAAATATCCTCCGTTTTTCAAGCTTATTTGAAACCATTCTGCGAGAACAACTCGTTTTCTATTCTGGAAAATTCACCCCCTAGAAGTTTTATGTACCTATTTTACCATAATCTTCGCAACTAATAAATCCGACTTAACGCTTATCCATAATTTACCTTGCAGGACCGGCAACCTACGAACAGATAGAGAGGATGAGTGCACTGTCCAAGGAGTATGCTAGAACCCGGCTGCTTATCATTTAATAAAGCCGGTTGACAGCAGCAGCTCATACACCTTCAGCGCCGCGAACAGATTGGTCCGGTCCTCCATTTTTTGCAGGTCCAGGCCGGAAAGTTCCTCGATCTTTTTCAGGCGGTACCGGAAGGAATTGATATGCAGGTGCAGCCGGTCCGCCGTTGTTTTATTGTCCAGGTCTGCATCGAAGAAGCAGCGCAGAGTCTCCAGGAGATCCCGGTTATTGGCAGCGTCAAAAGTCAGGATTGAGCCTAGATAGCGGTTGCAGAACTGTTTCAGATCAGTAAGATCATTATTGCAAATCAGGGTGAAGAGTCCTAAGTCAGAAATGTGCCGGATACCATTTTTCCTACTGGTCAGCTTGGAAAGGTGCAGGGCGAAGAGCGCTTCCCGGTAGCTGCGGTGAAGTTGGCTAATGGTGTACTTATTGCCGATGCCAATGGCGACAGGGTAGTTGAACTTGTCCCGGATGTCCGCATAGTGCCGTTTGATATTGGTCAAATGCCGGTCCCAGCCATACTCGACCTCCAGAGTCCTCTTGTCATAATGCGTCGGGCAAATCAGGACCAAGTAGTGATTGTCCCAAATCGTGCAGAAAATATCCAGGCTATTGTCAACCAGCCATTCTTTGGTATAAGAATGGAGCGTCTGCATTTCCCGGTTATTTAGAGAGATTCCCGGTTCCATGACAGTTACGTAATACAGGCTGTCCAAGTCCAGATTCAGCAGGGGATGGCTGTGCTTCATCAGATCTTTGATATTAATATTTCGCAGCAGTATATCGGTAATAAAATTGTGGAAGTACATATCTTCAATCGCTTCGACAGCCGCTACGCGGGTTAAGTAAGTTTTCACCGCCAGAGCCGCCTGTTCCAGCGGCTTTTGGCAGACGGCGTAATCCGGCGGGTCTACTTCCTCCACGATGATAAAGCCGTCTTGATTCCCGCTGCCGACCCGGTAGTATAAGGTTCTGGTCAGCTCATGATAAAATGGCCTTTGGTTCTGATCCCAATCCGGTAAAGACAGGTAATGGTTGGTAAAATATTCTGCCTCTTTATCCCTTTTACCGTTGCCGGTATAGATCATTCCCTTATAATCGGTGATGGTTACCGGTTTCCGGGTGGATTCCCGGAGATAGGCCATTACTTTCTCCAGGTGATTTAATTCCAAAACGGAATTTGTCAGCAAGACGGTTATGTCCTCTGTCCCAGCCATGACGCTGTTCCTCCTGCCGTATGATTATTTCCTCCGCTTATGATTTTCCATAAAACACGAAATGAAAAATATACAGTTTGACAAGATTTTTGCCAAAAATTTGTATTGAATGACAAAGGGAACGATATGTGAATCATCGAACGTGTGAATTATCAAAATTCTTTTAATGATACCCAGCAAGCACCGCTTCTGGCGTATGGGATATATTTCTATCATACCATGCCAAGGTGGAAAAGGCTATGCCGGGTTATTTAGTTTGGACTGAAGGGAGGGAGAGCGGTTATGACAGAACACGATGCTCAAAATTCAGAAACCCCTAAGAACTTTTTTTTACGAAAAAAGCGGTGGCTC
Above is a genomic segment from Acetonema longum DSM 6540 containing:
- a CDS encoding GlsB/YeaQ/YmgE family stress response membrane protein translates to MLWSILIGMVAGWLAGQVSRGQGFGVLGNIVVGIIGAVVGNFLFGLLGLQSYGTLGSIVTSTVGAVLFLWVVRLFTGLPDRR
- a CDS encoding gamma-glutamyl-gamma-aminobutyrate hydrolase family protein; the encoded protein is MSARKPIIGITCSTIPMEGAVTSGIARACVNMDYITAVTLAGGVPLLLPPITDETIVREQILAIDGLILSGGPDVDPLLFGEEPLEKLGTVNHYRDRHELLAIQAAEDSRKPMLGICRGIQMLNIAYGGTLYQDLSQIEGCSIKHSQTTAQRDALWHTADLEPASALAGILGQTQLPVNSYHHQALKAVAPGFNVTARSKDGVIEAIERPGELFVLGVQWHPEILAATNPAMLALFRAFIHAASN
- the iadA gene encoding beta-aspartyl-peptidase — encoded protein: MTVLIKNANVYAPENLGRQDILIAGEKILRLDRNIEPGGVAACLPDMEILDARGSVVLPGLIDPHVHLIGGGGEMGFATRTPEVSLEKIIEAGVTTAVGLLGTDGIARSVEPLLAKAKGLETEGITTYIYTGSYTTPSVTITGSVARDIMFIDKIIGVKMALSDHRSSHFTFDELVRLASDARVAGMLSGKPGIVHIHMGEGKGRLDMIMKAAAETDIPVTQFMPTHVTRTRELFEQAKEFAKLGGHIDITSFGELTAADKIKPSRAISECIKDGVPAANITVSSDGNGSVPQYDSAGNIIGIGIGSLDASLMVLKNLVQQEKLDIGQAIPFFTAHVAKVLGIYPRKGCIRQDSDADLLVMDRDLKLQVVLAKGRKMMDQGRVIAKGTFAR
- a CDS encoding mechanosensitive ion channel family protein, giving the protein MNFNLPELTEYFQTLFNHAHLARLSVSLGILGAFILLQNLFVRYIFRFFFSMPSMGNAFLLQALQKPLKHFFVFMGFYLGLKHYLPAASYTFLDNLAATAIVVFTADSVYTLIGLYAADEKEVFRLFNKKIDSILIPFFSKILRLLVIAMAFVVVASRWGYDINGFIAGLGLGGLAFALAAKDLLANIFSGVVIITDKPFSIGDWVKTGDVEGTVEDISFRSIRIRQFDASVVTIPNAGLINSPIINFSRRTLRRISFNLEVRYDTSSDKLKNCITRIEKMLLDHKGIDNKTIFVRLNSFGQHGLTILIYCFTATAVWGEYLKINEEVHFEIMKILEDEGVKIALPSQSVYLETRNPSGSDPN
- a CDS encoding YbaK/EbsC family protein, with the protein product MAIEAVKEYFRQYGREKEIREFAESSATVELAAQAVGVIPARIAKTLSFQGETGCILVVTAGDAKVDNVKFKAEFGLKARMLTPEDALAQTGHAVGGVCPFGIKNPEVKTYLDISLKRFDTIFPACGSSNSAIELTCDELYRYSQGLKWVDVCKNWEE
- a CDS encoding ankyrin repeat domain-containing protein, producing MKLVSKFALLLAVFAMLLVSGCSEKEKALVTAVKDGNTTQVQSLLDQGEDPNLKAKDGKTVLMLAAYQGHTDVAKILIDKGADVNAKDKDGKTALMYAAQQGYIDVARLLLENGADINAVDNNGKTALQIAQDNNQTKMVEFLKNWGKKSTPAPEAPAPVTVSSKQLSSVYFDFDQAALRADQAGVMNDNLKLLKENNKMYVIVIGHADQWGDRDYNQSLSERRAQTIKKYFVDNGIAADRVVVYAFGEDHPLKKGQDSASWSANRRVDVLKSDNVLSKEQVLTITIKD
- a CDS encoding PucR family transcriptional regulator; the protein is MAGTEDITVLLTNSVLELNHLEKVMAYLRESTRKPVTITDYKGMIYTGNGKRDKEAEYFTNHYLSLPDWDQNQRPFYHELTRTLYYRVGSGNQDGFIIVEEVDPPDYAVCQKPLEQAALAVKTYLTRVAAVEAIEDMYFHNFITDILLRNINIKDLMKHSHPLLNLDLDSLYYVTVMEPGISLNNREMQTLHSYTKEWLVDNSLDIFCTIWDNHYLVLICPTHYDKRTLEVEYGWDRHLTNIKRHYADIRDKFNYPVAIGIGNKYTISQLHRSYREALFALHLSKLTSRKNGIRHISDLGLFTLICNNDLTDLKQFCNRYLGSILTFDAANNRDLLETLRCFFDADLDNKTTADRLHLHINSFRYRLKKIEELSGLDLQKMEDRTNLFAALKVYELLLSTGFIK